The genomic region CACATACAATAATACATAATAAGGATGCCTTAAGAAAGAATTGAGTGCATATTCCTGATGGAGATCTAAAGCATAGGTTGAACTGAAAACAGTTtcaatttttcttcttcttcgaaaatgtaatataaacTGATACAAATGGACGAAACTTATAATACTGTTATATTCTGGGTTGGTGTTTAGAccgatttcatttatatttaaccactgattatttaattaaactttgtAGTCCGTCAATTAGAGCAATGGcatatcttcttcatcttctttagtgccgtagacaccgcttacgcgattacagccTAGTTAACAAGAGCGctccagtcgttctttctttttgctacgtggagccaattggatatttcaagcgaaaccaggtccttctccacttggtccttccaacggagtggaggtcttcctcttcatctgcttcccccgatgttgttggtgtttacactgcttccaagatagacgaaattatttacaacttcgaagttatgactgtttgtttcactgccagacccatttgctttgcttccttgtccagatTCAGTTCTGTAGTttgagcaggttgaagaagttgcacgatagggagtcgccttgtctgaaacctcgtttggtatcgaacggctcggagaggtccttcccgatcctgacggagcttttagtgttgcacagcgtcagtttacactgccgtattagttttgcggggataccaaattcagacatcgcggcataaaggcagttccttttcgtgctatcgaaatcagctttgaaatcgacgaagaggtggtgtacatatgtcgattctcctttcacgaatcttttccaagatttggcgcatggtgaatatctgatcggttattgatttgccaggtctaaagccacactgataggtccaatcagtttgttgacggtgtgctttaatctttcacacaatacgctcgatagaaccttatacgcgatgttaaggaggcttatcccacggtagttggcgcagattgtagggtctcactttttgtggattgggcagagcacgcttaaattccaatcgttgggcatgctttcgtcagaccatattttacaaagaagctgatgcattctccttatcagttcttcgccgccgtgtttgaatagctcggccggcaatccatcgggccccgccgctttgttgttcttcaggcaggtaattgctattcgaacttcttcatggtcgggcaatggaacgtctgctcgatcgtcattgattgggaaatctcctggcgttgtacgttcagtGCCTTTcatcaggctggagaagtgttctctccataatttaagtatgctctggacatcggtgactagatcaccattgggggttctacaagagtatgctccggtgtTGAAACCTTGTGTAAGCCGCAACACATACAATAACACATAATAATGATGGCTTAAAGAAGAATTGAGTTCATATTCCTGATGGAGATCTAAAGCATAGGTAGAACTGAAAAcagtttcagttttttcttcttcttcgaaaatgtaatatgaaCTGATACAAATGGACGAAACTTATAATCCTGTTATATTCTGGGTTGGTGTTTaaaccgatttcattcatagTTAACCACTGATTAATGGCATATCTAGATGGCACTATTTATGCAGAGTATTGTTTCTATATATGTCTTCATTGTTCCtagatttatataatatattgtacaGTGAAGAcgggatttataaatgtgttatatgtaaataataatgatTGTAGGCCATTTTCATATTGCTACATAAGCATCTTGAGTATTATTCACCAAAATCGGTTGATATTGTTCATAATATACTAAATTTGTCCTAAGAGTGGGCAGTATCCAATTTTTGTACTGTGTCTTATTCAGTCTTTCCGATCAACTCCGCTGTAACGCTCATGATGGTCAAATCATAAGGAGGAGGTAGAAAGATTTATTGGCATCATGTGGAGTCTAATTATCTTGATTGCTTTGTGAtgtataatttaaaacttataagAGCGAGGGGACACTTTTTTTACTTAAACTTCAATTGTTGTTCTTCACAACTGTAAATATCTGTATCAAAATTGAGTTAATTTGTGGCTTAATGTTGTGTTTTTTAAACTTACGCATTTTGTACCAATTTGTTTTTTAACCTATCTTAATTTTTACCCAAGTTTTTGTTTGCAGAATCAGACAAACATTGAGCTAGTCTTGTCACTCTGATCAGTTTGGTACATAAATACCTATCGGCCAAGCCCGACTTATTTCATAAATTGTGATTTCAAAATCTCATTGAATTTGTACTGAATATATTGAACAAAGTGGAGGAAtctttatagaaaaaaatattttctgaagcTCACTTAATacctaaagttaaaaaaatcggttttatctATATATCGTCTTTCGTCTTAACGGTTGATTTTTGTTGAATATAACAGATATTTTTATCTCAATCGGaggtaataaaattaaaattctctaCATTTTCTTGGCATCATTACATTCTCAAGAAGTCTATAAATCGAACGAGATATGAGAATACCGCACACCACGTTAGGTCAAGGCTATTAGTCATGAGTTCGAAGCTTTCAAATATTTGGAGATTTTTTTCAAAGCATTTAGAGGCGAAAGTAACATCTAGAATATTTGTAGGCCatcaaataagaaaatatatggaTTGTGATATTTTCCCGAATTTACTTTGCAATGAAGAGAAAAACACCTAAACACCAGTTTCTTGGAAATAGTTCGTGGTTTCCTTGGAAACCATAAAGCTGACAATTATGATTAGCTGATTACTGGCATGATTACGAAATTCTCCATCTCTCTAAAAATCCCTAAAGATGTACTTCTTACATTCTCATTTAGATAGATAGATTTAAAGATAATAAGAGAGCTTATTTGGACGAGAAGAAGAACGCTTTAATGAAGACATAATGGAATATGAGAGACTTTACCAACCCCACTAAACTGAAACCATTATGGGGACTATATTTAAAGGTTAATAAGAGAAAATAGAAACAGAAGATGgtagtaaaaataaaagttatcaacttaaaatatttggagtgttttcaaaatgtctCTTTTAAGAATGTAGCCCAAATTGATGATCGGTATCTTTTAATAAGGTCTCTGTTATATAAACCGTGGCCCAATTAGCAGTATACTGGTGTTATGAACAAACAACACAACTTGAACACAATATTGTTTATTCATAATATacctacagggtttgtccgaaaagtaataggactgaattTCTTCCGCAGCGACTGTACTCCGCAGGAGCACCGAGCGGATTCGGTTGAgaggctggtcagttgtctccgcgcacctggagagtcaggacaaacattttcgcgcgacgtgtttctgtgagtagtGTAAGCCGAAAATGCAACATGTGTGatccaatttttaaataacgtaatcacaggtgacgagtcagagatctttgagtatgatcccgaggcAAAGAGGCAgtcttccgagtggcacacgccgGAGTCTCCTCccccaaaaaagggaagaatcatcaaatccaaagtgaaaacgatgctcattgtcttttttgatatCAAAGCCACCTTCCACCATGTTCCCCTTGGACAAacccaagttttacgtggaaatcctcaagagactcaaccGAAAGGTCAATCGGGTCCAACAAGACATCGCTGCCGATTTGAAGTTGCATCaggacaacgccccggctcacaccgcctttcttgtgaacagctacctaagcaaggccggcatcccaacgcttccgcagccaccCTACAACCCAGATGTGGCCCCatggacttttttgtttccttgcctgaaaaagcCGATGAAAAGCAAGCTTCGGTTTTCatggctattccggagaatgctttttgtgacgccttcaatgcttggaaatcgcgctgcatcgacgcagaaggagcctattttgaaagttgttaaataattgtaacaattggttcaataaatttttttaaatcgactcagtcctattactttccggacaaaccctgtatgtatATCTTGGATATGCGTTTCTTTGAAGTTTGAAATCGCTATGCTTGCATCCTCATCTAACAGAGGTCCAACGAAAACAATAGGCTCAGTTTTCACTTCTTGTTATACTAATAAATTAATGAAGCACCTTTTCTTAGAGTGCTTTATAGCGAACATTGTTTAAACGCAGTTTTGGAAAAACACAAATGAAATGAGTAGAATATACCAAAAACAAACATTCCAATCATGATTTAGAACCAAGTATGTTTTGTCAAGCCACTCAAACCTATTCGATATTGGAACTTACGATGTTTAAGAAGTTTTCTTTGGGTAGAATGGATTCATTATGTACTGAATTTTTCAGTTCGCTTTAGAACCCGTCTCATTGCAAATTCACTTTAATGAGAATATCCAACAACCAAGAATTTCCTTCACGAGCTTCAAGGATTACGATTTCAGAAAATGCGTCTAGTGTCGGTCAATTGACGAACGACTGCTTGGCTCTTCAGTATGGAAGTTCAGCCTCCCTAACTTCAGTGACCAATTGATACTGATCGACTTAACCGAAACTCATCCCATAGCATCTCTGGTACAAAGTTCCACCCTAAGAAATTACATACCAACAAATTAGAATTAGAAatataattcttaaaataatataagaatagTCGAAACTGAGAAGGCATAGAAAATTTTCGGCAATTTTTAGTCCGTCAATTAAATACATTAGATATAAAGCCGTTACTTTATTTGTAATTACCAAATAATGACAAGGTCAGCGATCTGCAGTGCGTTCGTAAAGCAATTCGAAAATACTGCAGAATCGAACGAAAGGTAGTGTGAAAGAAAAAGCTTGGAactcaaatttggtataaaagCGTAGATTAACAGCGTACCAAGCACAGTTCCACGAGATACATCATAGCTGCTAATTTGAATAGAAACAATGGGCTCCAAGGTGAGTTCGATTAATACATTTAtctcttacatatatgtacattagtatAGAAATTCtcaaattctttgttttttggTAGATATTCGCTCCACTCGTATGTAGCTTCGCACTAGTGGTAGTCAGTGCCTTTCCACATGGTCATCATGGGCATGATCATGGGGGTCACAGTGCTTCCAGTCACGCTTCAGTGCATTTAGTCTCACACGACGATCATCACGATCATCATGGTCACCATGGAGACGGACACGGACACGGACACGACAATGGTCATGACTCACACGCTGAGTATCACTTCAGCTATGGCGTAAAGGATACCAAGACGGGTGATATCAAAGAGCAGAGTGAACACCGTAAAGGTGATAAGGTATCCGGACATTATGAACTGATTGAAGCGGATGGTCACAAGAGAACTGTGCACTATACGGCTGACAAGCACAGTGGTTTCCATGCGGTGGTACACCGTGAACCCACACACCATCATGTAGCTGATCATGGACACACCAGCTACCATGGTGGACACGCCGAGGTTGAATCGCACGACGATGGAGATGGTGGGGATGGTGGTCATGGTTACGAACATGCCCACGGAGGACACACTAGCTACCATGGTGGACATGCCGAGGTTGAATCGCACGATGGTGGAGATGGTGGGGATGATGGCTACAGTCATGATTATGGACATGGTCATGGTCATGGTCACGGTCATTCTAGTGGCTTTTCAATCAAACAAGAACATGGTGTTGCGGTACATCATCATGGTGGACATGATTTCGGTGGACACGGTGGACATTAGATGATTTATCTGTACAAAGCATCCATTATTGCTTATGTAAATTTGTgtagagaatatttttattttagtcgAAATTGAAATGATTGTTGAAAATTGATCTGATATTATTAAAGGTACTTAAAAGTTAACAAAAAcggaaaatgttttgttttgaaaatgtttatggAATGCAAATTGGTTGTTTCGAAAAGACCGTGATGTGGTATTAGTAGTTGACAAGAAGCACCAACCACTTTCCCaagccccatatacctaatgaTTTCTGTTATTACatttgactttataccatatTCATCGCTGAGTaagttaacttaatttaattcaaaatgacAAATTAATATTGACTTACTTAGGTTCTACATTTAATTTCACGTCCGGcgtaattatattaaaaagaaCCTAATTTACTCGAATAagatacatatagtatatacttgtattattgaTTATTTAGGtatcgaaaaatattgaaatcttaGTTGATTTTTAACgaacgggaataaaaagaaatcattCGGTGCCAAGTCGGGACTACGCGGATGATGACTCaacaaatcgatgttttgagtgctcaaaaatgcagttgtatCAGTCGTTGTGTGAGAGCTCGTATTGTCGTAGCGGAGAGTGATACTTCTTCagtggttggttttcctgattccTTGAAAGACAACATGCAAACAAGTGGTTGCATACCACACATAATTTACTGTTCTGTATGTATCAGTATGATTGCAACATGTCCAGTTTTCTTCCGACACTCTTTTTAAGCGATTGAGAAATTGTGAGCGATCTAacgtgaacaattttttttttacagtcaatGCTCATGCAGTACTGAATGAATGCTAGTCCTCTAATGCTCATAGTTATGTCAATCTCACGATAGACCACATGATCTTCCAATATGAGTTTGAGTACAgtatcaatagtttccggaacaagaACTAACTATTTGCCACTATGCCATCAATAAACACTGGAGCTTCTTAgtcaaaaatttagttaaatttgaCTCTTGGTGAGGTAATCgcaatttaattccattttttcatgtagaagaatattttaagttactttaaataacacaaatagTGCTCGTATAGCAAAACGTTCtgatgtcaaactttacgataaaattgAGGTACTACATATATGTGGGAATGAAACGATATGGCAGCACAGAAAAGCCAGAAGAAGAAGATCAGCAACGCGAGGTGAAGGTGTACGACGTGCGGCAAGATTGAGCAGAAGTAGCTTTAACATACTTATAAATCTATAAATCGTTTTGCTTTGTATTTATAAATCGTTTAACTTTGTATacttaaataatgttttttaataaaccaCATCAGTAATTTGTCAGTATAACTAATCTTGCCCACAAATTTGGGGGCTCAACCTAAAAGTAATATACGTGTGTAATTGCGTGATTGGATTTTTCAAGATGGCGAATCTACAAAGCTTTGATAAAGTACGTGAAAATATACGACGAATGCGCAAGGAAGCCATTAACGCATTGCATAGATTTATTTTCGAAGACGAAGGTGATAGACGAAACAGACAGAGGCTGCGCGAATTCGAAGGTTTTAATTACGACGAGCATGACGACGAGTATGCGCAAAAGTCCGCATACATTGCATCAAATTTATCGGTAGCAGAATTGATTTCCATTTGCAACTTGCTACAATTGAGCTGCAAACAGGAAAATTTACAGTTGCACATCTTTCGAAATCTACAAAAAGGGAATTTGCTTggttgcaacaacaacgaagAAGACGATAATGACGACGATGAAGATGACGACGAAGAAAATGACGACGATTGCGAAGGTGATTACAGCGGTGAAGTAGCAGCAGGCAACATGAACGACGATAGAAGCAGAAATTGCGGCGAATTGGCGGACAAGTGTACTAATCAGTCTAATCCAattagaaaaaccaccaacaCTCATGAAAGagaaaacgacgattgctttgTATCATTTTTAAACGACGATTATGGCACCGAGAAAGAGAACACAATAACACCGAGAAGCAGAAGAGCGCAACCATCACAATTGTCTAGATTTGCAATGAATTTTCGCGATGTAGAAGAAACAGTACGACAATACGATGGAACAGACAATTTACCAGTTGAAGTTTGGATAAACGAATTCGAGGAGACATCAGCTGTTATGGGATGGGATGATTTCCAAAAGTAtgtgtttgcaaaaaaatctaTTAAGGGTACTGCAAACTTATTTCTGAACAGCGAAAGGGGAATTGTTTCCTGGGAAAAGTTAAAATATGCATTGTTGAAAGAATTTCAAACAGCAACGAACAGTGCTACCATACATAAACAATTaagtgaaagaaaaatcaaaaaagacgaaaacgtacaagattatttttttaaaatgaaagaaatagcATCAAGGGGAAACGTGGAGAATGCTGCTTTTATCCAGTATGTGATCGATggcataaaagatttaaatttaaacaaaagcattTTATACGGCGCTCATGATATGGcggaatttaaacaaaaactgaaaatatacgAAATGGTGCGATCAAAAACAAaagatgaagaaaaagaaaagaacaaGAAAGTAAATAGTGattttaacaaagaaataataaattcagaAGAACGAAGTAtaaataaattcagaaaaacAGTGAATAATGTTGAAGCGAAAGTGGACATTCGTTGTTATAATTGTGGTGTAAAAGGCCATAAAAGTATTGATTGTAAAGACAGAGAGAAAGGTGTAAAGTGTTTCGGATGTAATAACTTTGGTCATATGTCAAAAAATTGTCCAAACAAAAGCATACTAAGTGACAAACGTAATTTACAAATTGTTAAAACAAGTAAAGATATAATGATGAAAGAAGTAGGAATGGCAGATAAGAAGTGGTTAGCTTTGTTTGATACAGGCAGTAAATTTAATGTTGTTACATATAGAGTGTACGAATTATTGAAGAAACCGAAGTTGGTAGAATCATACTTTTATTTAGTGGGTTTCAGacaaaaatcaaatgagaaCAAAGTGAAACCgattggaaattttgaaaaaagtgtaGAAATAGACgataacattttcaatttaaattttcacgtCGTTAAATCAAACAGCATAGACGTTAACATTATTATAGGTGAAGAATTATACTCCCAAACTGAAGTGCGAATTAATTCAAGTggtatttttgtacaaaaattaaatacgtGTAATATATTTGAAGAACATGCGCTGATGAAAATTGATAAATGTAAAGAAGATGTAAACGTTGACCCACTTGCTAGTGCTGCTGCAAAgcaaaaagtttttgatttaattGAACTATATACGCccaataaaactaaaacaacaaatgtgAAAATGACAATAGTGTTAAAAGACGATACGCCAATTTTTTCTGCACCTAGAAGACTTCCTTTTAGTGAAAGGCAGATAATTGATAAGCAAGTTGAACAATGGCTTGAAGATGGGATTGTCGAAACTTCAGAGTCTGAATTCTGCAGTCCAGTTGTATTGGTGAAAAAACGCGATGGCACACCCAGGTTGCGTATAGACTACCGACGCATAAACAAAGTAATAATTAAAGACAGATTCCCACTGCCTTTAATTGAAGACCAACTCGATCGACTACAAGG from Bactrocera tryoni isolate S06 chromosome 3, CSIRO_BtryS06_freeze2, whole genome shotgun sequence harbors:
- the LOC120770617 gene encoding histidine-rich glycoprotein-like encodes the protein MGSKIFAPLVCSFALVVVSAFPHGHHGHDHGGHSASSHASVHLVSHDDHHDHHGHHGDGHGHGHDNGHDSHAEYHFSYGVKDTKTGDIKEQSEHRKGDKVSGHYELIEADGHKRTVHYTADKHSGFHAVVHREPTHHHVADHGHTSYHGGHAEVESHDDGDGGDGGHGYEHAHGGHTSYHGGHAEVESHDGGDGGDDGYSHDYGHGHGHGHGHSSGFSIKQEHGVAVHHHGGHDFGGHGGH